In Musa acuminata AAA Group cultivar baxijiao chromosome BXJ2-8, Cavendish_Baxijiao_AAA, whole genome shotgun sequence, one genomic interval encodes:
- the LOC135620342 gene encoding uncharacterized protein LOC135620342 isoform X2 has protein sequence MVPSRKDGLGRDGDEDSDRSLDGDAAEGYRENEGSGSAAAADHPLGRGGVVVERLRRLLRGESDGDISHEGSGGGEDGVLQWLHALDLQVLGACRAVERSKPLLKLNVSSGPAEERLLAQLSQHFEASEVGMLARCLYVPLVSVRVGKVKKRGNILCPTATRGQLNLNLLPSSNMHISFIGDDGCTERLAVLSNEFDSSDVIIEEISADTSGRSFLLKFPGHRALYYWCSEKSKLHGLELLAKMKDLLRRKPSLSSLTGISVSRLDSFATHLRAYLLGCSNAAEANSAASSHGLHSGSTTNQTECHSSSCALSKSSRLRAVEAHIGKVHSLCQGSLSPRLNTFKDEMRRPYSSIRSGAREKIKRHGDIHQITLTRTTELVTSVSASCTATTSKCEDDNSRSTAPSSTLSCCLPDVLPIPLSSFSPMSIHLPLSQTGSSSLYSPYYCWCPPCPSSLQYEVAPSHLLATFPESISLPPLSSLLSATAPVVTSVPARLTIDVAELQTLTLPSLVPDPLVPAPLSVSSLTLPCSQQLPIFTPFMSDPIVHIPLIDVCSSGQGYLVSAGPAISTVISPLLPNLVNPLIPKTESVVEKNARETLEMLLASAPIASGPRLMNVLPAVFNNLSENFTCDSVNNHSAIAATSSQFDVDTILTDLSCKGLCSLEKGAVHEVDDSVRGNMEEHNESEDYDLATKSSTL, from the exons ATGGTTCCTTCGAGAAAAGATGGTCTCGGCCGGGACGGGGACGAGGACTCGGATCGGTCGCTGGACGGAGACGCCGCTGAGGGATACAGGGAGAACGAGGGATCCGGATCGGCCGCGGCAGCAGATCATCCCCTGGGCCGCGGCGGCGTCGTCGTCGAGAGGCTGAGACGCCTCCTCCGGGGAGAATCGGATGGCGATATCTCCCACGAGGGCAGCGGCGGCGGGGAGGACGGGGTGCTGCAGTGGCTCCATGCCCTGGATCTGCAGGTTCTCGGCGCCTGCCGTGCGGTTGAGAGGTCAAAGCCTCTTCTCAAGCTTAACGTCTCCAGCGGCCCCGCTGAAGAACGTCTCCTAGCTCAGCTAAGCCAG CATTTTGAAGCATCGGAAGTGGGGATGCTGGCGAGGTGCTTGTATGTTCCTCTTGTTTCTGTTCGTGTAGGAAAGGTTAAGAAGCGAGGGAACATTCTATGCCCAACTGCTACAAG GGGACAGTtgaatctcaatcttttgccttCATCTAATATGCACATTTCATTCATTGGGGATGATGGCTGTACAGAGAGACTTGCTGTTTTGAGTAATGAATTTGATAGCTCTGATGTGATTATCGAAGAAATATCAGCCGATACCTCTGGTCGTTCCTTTCTGCTAAAGTTCCCTGGACATCGGGCCTTGTACTATTGGTGTTCTGAGAAGTCAAAGCTCCATGGACTCGAGTTGCTTGCTAAG ATGAAAGATCTACTGAGAAGGAAGCCTTCTTTATCCAGTCTTACTGGGATCTCTGTATCACGCCTTGATTCATTTGCAACTCATCTTCGGGCATATCTTCTTGGGTGCTCGAATGCTGCCGAAGCTAATTCAGCTGCTTCATCACATGGTTTACATAGTGGTTCTACTACCAATCAAACTGAATGCCATTCTTCTTCATGTGCACTCTCCAAGTCGTCACGTTTGCGTGCTGTAGAAGCACATATAGGAAAGGTGCATTCGCTCTGCCAGGGCAGTCTTAGTCCGAGATTAAACACTTTCAAGGACGAGATGCGAAGACCGTATTCCTCTATAAGAAGTGGGGCTAGGGAGAAAATCAAGCGGCATGGAGATATCCATCAGATCACATTGACGAGAACCACTGAACTGGTTACTTCAGTTTCTGCTTCATGTACTGCTACCACCAGCAAATGTGAGGATGACAATTCAAGGAGCACTGCACCGAGTTCAACCCTATCTTGTTGCTTGCCTGATGTCTTACCTATCCCTCTCTCGTCATTCAGCCCCATGTCAATTCACCTTCCTCTTTCACAGACCGGATCAAGTTCCTTGTATTCTCCTTACTACTGCTGGTGTCCCCCTTGCCCATCTTCATTGCAGTATGAAGTAGCCCCTTCACATCTGTTAGCCACATTTCCTGAATCCATATCCCTGCCACCATTGTCCTCGCTGCTGTCTGCAACTGCACCTGTAGTTACATCTGTGCCAGCGAGACTAACCATTGACGTTGCTGAGCTTCAAACTCTGACTCTCCCAAGTCTTGTCCCTGACCCACTAGTCCCTGCACCACTTTCTGTGTCGTCACTTACCTTGCCATGTTCGCAACAACTTCCAATTTTTACGCCTTTCATGTCAGACCCCATCGTGCACATTCCACTCATTGATGTTTGTTCTTCTGGTCAGGGTTATCTTGTCAGTGCTGGACCCGCTATATCTACAGTCATTTCACCTTTGCTTCCAAACCTTGTCAATCCTCTGATTCCAAAGACAGAATCTGTAGTGGAGAAAAATGCCAGAGAAACACTTGAGATGCTTTTGGCTTCAGCACCCATTGCATCAGGTCCACGGTTGATGAATGTTCTCCCTGCTGTTTTCAACAATTTAAGTGAGAATTTTACTTGTGACAGT GTGAACAATCATTCTGCCATTGCTGCTACCAGCAGTCAGTTCGATGTAGATACTATTTTGACCGACTTATCTTGCAAGGGTTTATGTTCCCTAGAAAAAGGTGCTGTTCACGAAGTTGATGATAGTGTGAGAGGCAACATGGAGGAGCATAATGAGAGTGAGGACTATGATTTGGCGACAAAAAGTTCCACACTTTAG
- the LOC135620342 gene encoding uncharacterized protein LOC135620342 isoform X1: MVPSRKDGLGRDGDEDSDRSLDGDAAEGYRENEGSGSAAAADHPLGRGGVVVERLRRLLRGESDGDISHEGSGGGEDGVLQWLHALDLQVLGACRAVERSKPLLKLNVSSGPAEERLLAQLSQHFEASEVGMLARCLYVPLVSVRVGKVKKRGNILCPTATRGQLNLNLLPSSNMHISFIGDDGCTERLAVLSNEFDSSDVIIEEISADTSGRSFLLKFPGHRALYYWCSEKSKLHGLELLAKMKDLLRRKPSLSSLTGISVSRLDSFATHLRAYLLGCSNAAEANSAASSHGLHSGSTTNQTECHSSSCALSKSSRLRAVEAHIGKVHSLCQGSLSPRLNTFKDEMRRPYSSIRSGAREKIKRHGDIHQITLTRTTELVTSVSASCTATTSKCEDDNSRSTAPSSTLSCCLPDVLPIPLSSFSPMSIHLPLSQTGSSSLYSPYYCWCPPCPSSLQYEVAPSHLLATFPESISLPPLSSLLSATAPVVTSVPARLTIDVAELQTLTLPSLVPDPLVPAPLSVSSLTLPCSQQLPIFTPFMSDPIVHIPLIDVCSSGQGYLVSAGPAISTVISPLLPNLVNPLIPKTESVVEKNARETLEMLLASAPIASGPRLMNVLPAVFNNLSENFTCDSKVNNHSAIAATSSQFDVDTILTDLSCKGLCSLEKGAVHEVDDSVRGNMEEHNESEDYDLATKSSTL, encoded by the exons ATGGTTCCTTCGAGAAAAGATGGTCTCGGCCGGGACGGGGACGAGGACTCGGATCGGTCGCTGGACGGAGACGCCGCTGAGGGATACAGGGAGAACGAGGGATCCGGATCGGCCGCGGCAGCAGATCATCCCCTGGGCCGCGGCGGCGTCGTCGTCGAGAGGCTGAGACGCCTCCTCCGGGGAGAATCGGATGGCGATATCTCCCACGAGGGCAGCGGCGGCGGGGAGGACGGGGTGCTGCAGTGGCTCCATGCCCTGGATCTGCAGGTTCTCGGCGCCTGCCGTGCGGTTGAGAGGTCAAAGCCTCTTCTCAAGCTTAACGTCTCCAGCGGCCCCGCTGAAGAACGTCTCCTAGCTCAGCTAAGCCAG CATTTTGAAGCATCGGAAGTGGGGATGCTGGCGAGGTGCTTGTATGTTCCTCTTGTTTCTGTTCGTGTAGGAAAGGTTAAGAAGCGAGGGAACATTCTATGCCCAACTGCTACAAG GGGACAGTtgaatctcaatcttttgccttCATCTAATATGCACATTTCATTCATTGGGGATGATGGCTGTACAGAGAGACTTGCTGTTTTGAGTAATGAATTTGATAGCTCTGATGTGATTATCGAAGAAATATCAGCCGATACCTCTGGTCGTTCCTTTCTGCTAAAGTTCCCTGGACATCGGGCCTTGTACTATTGGTGTTCTGAGAAGTCAAAGCTCCATGGACTCGAGTTGCTTGCTAAG ATGAAAGATCTACTGAGAAGGAAGCCTTCTTTATCCAGTCTTACTGGGATCTCTGTATCACGCCTTGATTCATTTGCAACTCATCTTCGGGCATATCTTCTTGGGTGCTCGAATGCTGCCGAAGCTAATTCAGCTGCTTCATCACATGGTTTACATAGTGGTTCTACTACCAATCAAACTGAATGCCATTCTTCTTCATGTGCACTCTCCAAGTCGTCACGTTTGCGTGCTGTAGAAGCACATATAGGAAAGGTGCATTCGCTCTGCCAGGGCAGTCTTAGTCCGAGATTAAACACTTTCAAGGACGAGATGCGAAGACCGTATTCCTCTATAAGAAGTGGGGCTAGGGAGAAAATCAAGCGGCATGGAGATATCCATCAGATCACATTGACGAGAACCACTGAACTGGTTACTTCAGTTTCTGCTTCATGTACTGCTACCACCAGCAAATGTGAGGATGACAATTCAAGGAGCACTGCACCGAGTTCAACCCTATCTTGTTGCTTGCCTGATGTCTTACCTATCCCTCTCTCGTCATTCAGCCCCATGTCAATTCACCTTCCTCTTTCACAGACCGGATCAAGTTCCTTGTATTCTCCTTACTACTGCTGGTGTCCCCCTTGCCCATCTTCATTGCAGTATGAAGTAGCCCCTTCACATCTGTTAGCCACATTTCCTGAATCCATATCCCTGCCACCATTGTCCTCGCTGCTGTCTGCAACTGCACCTGTAGTTACATCTGTGCCAGCGAGACTAACCATTGACGTTGCTGAGCTTCAAACTCTGACTCTCCCAAGTCTTGTCCCTGACCCACTAGTCCCTGCACCACTTTCTGTGTCGTCACTTACCTTGCCATGTTCGCAACAACTTCCAATTTTTACGCCTTTCATGTCAGACCCCATCGTGCACATTCCACTCATTGATGTTTGTTCTTCTGGTCAGGGTTATCTTGTCAGTGCTGGACCCGCTATATCTACAGTCATTTCACCTTTGCTTCCAAACCTTGTCAATCCTCTGATTCCAAAGACAGAATCTGTAGTGGAGAAAAATGCCAGAGAAACACTTGAGATGCTTTTGGCTTCAGCACCCATTGCATCAGGTCCACGGTTGATGAATGTTCTCCCTGCTGTTTTCAACAATTTAAGTGAGAATTTTACTTGTGACAGT AAGGTGAACAATCATTCTGCCATTGCTGCTACCAGCAGTCAGTTCGATGTAGATACTATTTTGACCGACTTATCTTGCAAGGGTTTATGTTCCCTAGAAAAAGGTGCTGTTCACGAAGTTGATGATAGTGTGAGAGGCAACATGGAGGAGCATAATGAGAGTGAGGACTATGATTTGGCGACAAAAAGTTCCACACTTTAG
- the LOC135581567 gene encoding protein OCTOPUS-like, whose amino-acid sequence MALEIGSLPPPFRLPPFTCDLHPDETVTGFCASCLRERLAGLDAAPGRRSTSSVSALKSVFSRVSASSHPSFLRPELRRCKSFSFTRRAVASAFGFESQRSSCDVRGWYTLWSLFRQDDLGRGYQPFAPSASAAAAPATMEGGGIEFECRSLRFVPSSSATVPSLGTRAEEDGGDEISAADPVLQAGVSSEVDGADAVEETEVKPMKDHIDEDVQAKKLPSKDLKEIAGSFWLAASVFSKKLHKWRRKHKDKKRGEAASAVMPAEKPPKFSPRLRDTQSEVAVDAFGRRSCDTDPRFSLDAARMSFDDPRFSLDEPRASWDGYSIGGQAVFSRLPAMLSVVEDAPAAAVLRSDGLIPVEKDAVTPGGSAQTRDYYLDSSSTRRWRSLDRSNSNSIREHQLNELKPVSYAKVSPAGGTFFPFHHANLLDTDLRDLSSKSQSNEYVGSLDASFRDLREGAATKKPGKWSKAWNIWGFIQRRSNSRAGANVVERSLSESWPGLRSHQGYNGRILWRNSTVSSRSSFGVHGGYGGIRHSSLDINGQSKGRKDYVLERNRSARYSPSYGDNGMLRFYLTPMRNSRRNGSSRKGRHINSQYFVRNMLGLY is encoded by the coding sequence ATGGCTCTCGAGATAGGGTCCTTGCCGCCGCCATTCCGGCTTCCGCCCTTCACCTGCGACCTCCACCCCGACGAGACCGTCACGGGCTTCTGCGCTTCGTGCCTCCGGGAGCGCCTTGCCGGCCTCGACGCCGCCCCCGGCCGCCGCTCCACCTCCTCCGTCTCCGCCCTGAAGTCCGTCTTCTCCAGGGTCTCCGCCTCCAGCCATCCCTCCTTCCTCCGCCCCGAGCTCCGCCGCTGCAAATCCTTCTCCTTCACTCGCCGCGCCGTCGCCTCTGCCTTCGGCTTCGAGTCCCAGCGCAGTTCCTGCGACGTCCGCGGCTGGTACACGCTCTGGTCCCTCTTCCGTCAGGACGACTTGGGTAGGGGCTATCAGCCTTTCGCTCCCTCCGCCTCCGCTGCCGCGGCGCCTGCGACGATGGAGGGCGGGGGAATCGAATTCGAGTGCCGGAGCCTCAGGTTCGTCCCTTCTTCCTCCGCCACGGTGCCTTCCCTCGGAACCCGAGCTGAGGAGGACGGCGGGGATGAGATTAGTGCGGCGGATCCGGTGCTTCAAGCGGGAGTGTCGTCGGAGGTGGATGGGGCAGATGCGGTGGAGGAGACAGAGGTGAAGCCGATGAAGGACCACATCGATGAGGACGTCCAGGCGAAGAAGCTGCCTTCCAAAGACCTCAAGGAGATCGCCGGCAGCTTCTGGCTCGCGGCCTCCGTCTTCAGCAAGAAGCTTCACAAGTGGCGGCGAAAGCACAAGGACAAGAAGCGAGGCGAAGCTGCTTCGGCCGTGATGCCCGCTGAGAAGCCGCCCAAATTCTCGCCACGGCTACGCGACACTCAGTCGGAGGTGGCTGTGGATGCGTTCGGTCGGAGATCCTGCGACACGGACCCGAGGTTCTCCCTCGACGCCGCCCGAATGTCCTTCGACGACCCGAGGTTCTCGTTGGACGAGCCGAGAGCCTCATGGGATGGCTACTCGATCGGAGGCCAAGCGGTGTTCTCCCGGCTCCCCGCAATGCTGTCCGTCGTCGAGGATGCCCCTGCTGCTGCCGTCCTCCGGTCGGATGGCCTCATCCCCGTCGAGAAGGATGCTGTCACCCCAGGTGGGTCTGCACAAACTCGGGACTACTACTTGGACTCTTCATCCACTCGTCGCTGGCGAAGCCTTGACCGGTCCAACTCCAACAGTATACGCGAGCATCAGCTCAATGAACTGAAGCCGGTCTCATATGCTAAAGTCTCCCCTGCTGGTGGCACGTTCTTCCCCTTCCACCATGCCAATTTACTTGACAcggatttgagagatttgagttcAAAATCTCAAAGTAACGAGTATGTTGGGAGCTTAGATGCATCTTTCAGAGACCTCCGCGAGGGGGCTGCGACAAAGAAGCCCGGGAAATGGAGCAAAGCATGGAACATTTGGGGGTTCATCCAGCGAAGAAGCAACAGCAGAGCGGGCGCCAATGTGGTTGAGAGATCCTTATCTGAGTCCTGGCCAGGATTACGGTCTCATCAGGGTTACAATGGGAGGATTTTATGGAGAAACAGCACTGTCAGCTCAAGGAGTTCTTTCGGTGTTCATGGTGGCTATGGCGGTATAAGGCATAGCAGCCTAGATATCAATGGTCAGAGTAAGGGGAGGAAGGATTATGTGCTGGAGAGGAATCGAAGTGCTAGGTATTCTCCGAGCTATGGTGATAATGGTATGCTGCGGTTTTACTTAACACCAATGCGGAACAGCCGGAGGAATGGAAGTTCAAGGAAAGGAAGGCATATCAATTCCCAATATTTCGTGAGGAACATGCTAGGCTTGTATTAA
- the LOC135620343 gene encoding ataxin-3 homolog, protein MEGPSNGGLLYHEMQESKLCAVHCVNTVLQGPFFSELDLAALASDLDQTERQMMLEGAGHGGASSGDFYSEVSHNVSMNGDFSIQVLQKALEIWDLQVVPLNSPVAELSKFEPELENAFICHLHDHWFCIRKVNGEWYDFNSLLPAPEHLSQFYLSAYIDTLKDSGWSIFLVRGNFPTDCPIPHDYSTGFGQWLTPEDAQQIAKSCNQMKFSTQEAYSSRIDTMAEQEEEDLNAAVKASLMDYTNIQNRPDVIEGGRNTVDSTALGLKVDPPNYNSSFMDPCPHRTESGESSSDVHNGTRGVETPSSSHDDKVQ, encoded by the exons ATGGAAGGCCCCAGCAACGGCGGGCTGCTGTACCACGAGATGCAGGAGTCGAAGCTTTGCGCCGTCCACTGCGTCAACACCGTCTTGCAGGGGCCCTTCTTCTCCGAGCTCGATCTCGCCGCGCTCGCCTCCGACCTCGACCAGACGGAGCGCCAGATGATGCTCGAGGGCGCAGGCCATGGCGGCGCCTCGTCTGGCGACTTCTACTCGGAGGTCTCGCACAATGTGTCCATGAATGGCGATTTCAGCATCCAG GTTTTGCAGAAGGCTTTGGAGATATGGGATCTACAAGTTGTACCTCTCAATTCTCCAGTAGCTGAGCTATCTAAATTTGAGCCCGAGCTCGAGAATGCCTTCATATGTCACTTGCATGACCATTGGTTTTGCATTAGAAAAGTCAATGGGGAGTGGTACGACTTCAATAGTCTTCTCCCTGCCCCCGAGCATCTTTCCCAGTTCTACTTATCAGCTTACATAGATACCCTCAAGGACTCTGGGTGGAGCATCTTCTTGGTTAGGGGTAACTTCCCCACGGACTGTCCTATACCACATGACTACTCAACTGGTTTTGGGCAATGGCTAACTCCAGAAGATGCACAGCAGATAGCAAAATCATGCAATCAAATGAAGTTTTCAACCCAAGAAGCATATTCAAGCAGAATTGATACGATGGCTGAGCAGGAAGAGGAAGATCTGAATGCTGCAGTTAAAGCTAGCTTGATGGATTATACCAATATTCAAAATAGACCAGACGTAATTGAAGGTGGGCGTAATACTGTAGATTCTACCGCTCTTGGCCTCAAAGTTGATCCACCTAATTATAACAGCAGCTTTATGGATCCCTGCCCGCATCGTACTGAAAGTGGTGAATCCAGCAGTGATGTTCACAATGGAACTCGTGGTGTGGAAACCCCATCATCATCCCATGATGACAAGGTTCAGTGA